In Syntrophobacterales bacterium, the following proteins share a genomic window:
- a CDS encoding sigma 54-interacting transcriptional regulator: MPNIAFLAPDEEMLTTARATLAETHPEILLEQGLLSAGVRKARILARQGVEIVISRGGTADAIKEARLGLTVVEVPITGLDMIRALEEARRHGRRIAVIAFPSMIMGIDCLGTILDIDLRCYIIHSEFEAEANVIKAFREGADIVIGGVITTQTGRRHNRPCVMIRSGAEGIIQAALEAERIAEARRIEKVKGTLFQTVLDYAYEGIISIDQERQVVTFNPEAERITRTDGKRAIGRKIQESLPQLKLERLLATGKEELGQVIDVGRVQILCNKVPIRVSGKTIGAVATFQDTGNIQQWEANIRKKIYAEEHTAVFTFADIIGASRQMRHCVAVAEQFAAADASILISGETGTGKEVFSQSIHNASKRGHQPFVAINCAALPAQILESELFGYVGGAFTGASQKGKPGLLEIAHGGTLLLDEIAEMDYSLQSKLLRVIQERKVMRLGSDRVLPVDIRLIAATNKNLKELVGASRFRADLYYRLNVLRLHLPPLRERPEDIVPFARSFLAKHAAQLNRHLRFSRAAMEVFFRHPWPGNVRELQNTIERIVAVCRQETVQVDLVLQMMREDEMVEPFAVGAGAMGVETIRQALATARGRKTEAAKLLGVSRSTLWRRMKGLGNQR; this comes from the coding sequence GTGCCGAACATCGCCTTCCTGGCACCCGATGAAGAGATGCTGACCACCGCAAGGGCCACGCTTGCCGAAACCCATCCCGAGATTTTGCTTGAACAGGGGCTGCTGAGCGCCGGGGTGCGCAAGGCCCGGATACTCGCCCGGCAAGGCGTAGAGATTGTAATCAGCCGCGGGGGAACGGCCGACGCCATCAAAGAGGCGCGGCTGGGTCTGACGGTGGTGGAGGTGCCGATTACGGGGCTGGACATGATCCGCGCACTGGAGGAAGCCAGGCGCCACGGCCGTCGGATAGCCGTCATCGCCTTTCCGTCGATGATCATGGGGATCGACTGTCTGGGAACGATCCTCGATATCGACCTGAGGTGCTATATCATCCACAGTGAATTCGAGGCGGAGGCCAATGTTATCAAGGCCTTCCGAGAGGGGGCGGATATCGTCATCGGCGGCGTCATCACGACGCAGACCGGAAGGAGGCACAACCGCCCCTGCGTCATGATCCGCAGCGGCGCCGAAGGGATCATCCAGGCCGCTCTCGAGGCCGAGCGTATCGCCGAGGCCAGGCGGATCGAAAAGGTCAAAGGCACGCTTTTCCAAACCGTTCTGGACTACGCCTATGAGGGGATCATCTCGATCGATCAGGAGCGCCAGGTCGTTACGTTCAATCCGGAAGCGGAACGGATCACCCGAACCGATGGCAAGCGGGCAATCGGCCGAAAAATCCAGGAGAGCCTGCCGCAGTTGAAGCTGGAGCGACTTCTTGCCACAGGAAAGGAGGAACTCGGCCAGGTCATCGACGTCGGAAGGGTCCAAATCCTGTGCAACAAGGTGCCGATCCGAGTCAGCGGAAAAACGATCGGCGCCGTGGCGACCTTTCAGGATACCGGCAACATCCAGCAGTGGGAAGCGAATATCCGCAAGAAGATCTATGCGGAGGAGCATACCGCCGTCTTCACCTTCGCGGATATAATCGGCGCCAGCCGTCAGATGCGCCACTGCGTGGCGGTCGCCGAACAGTTTGCAGCGGCGGACGCCTCCATCCTGATCTCCGGAGAGACGGGCACCGGAAAAGAGGTTTTCTCCCAGAGTATCCACAACGCGAGTAAACGCGGCCATCAACCGTTCGTCGCGATCAACTGCGCAGCCCTTCCCGCCCAAATCTTAGAGAGCGAGCTGTTCGGTTATGTCGGGGGCGCGTTTACCGGGGCAAGCCAGAAGGGAAAACCGGGATTGCTTGAGATCGCCCACGGAGGGACCCTCCTCCTCGACGAGATCGCCGAAATGGACTACTCTCTTCAGAGCAAGCTGCTGCGGGTAATTCAGGAGCGAAAAGTGATGCGTCTTGGCAGCGATCGGGTTCTGCCGGTCGATATTCGCCTGATCGCCGCGACCAACAAAAACCTCAAGGAACTGGTCGGCGCCAGCCGATTCCGCGCCGATCTTTACTACCGGCTGAATGTACTGCGTCTCCACCTGCCGCCGCTTCGGGAAAGGCCCGAGGATATCGTCCCATTTGCCCGAAGCTTTCTGGCGAAACATGCCGCCCAGCTCAATCGCCATCTCCGGTTCAGCCGGGCGGCCATGGAGGTCTTCTTCCGGCACCCCTGGCCGGGCAACGTCCGCGAACTTCAGAATACGATCGAACGCATTGTTGCCGTCTGCAGGCAGGAGACGGTTCAGGTCGATCTGGTACTCCAGATGATGCGGGAGGATGAGATGGTTGAACCCTTTGCGGTCGGCGCAGGCGCCATGGGGGTAGAGACGATTCGGCAGGCGCTCGCCACTGCCCGCGGCAGGAAAACGGAAGCCGCCAAACTCCTCGGTGTCAGCCGATCAACCCTCTGGCGGAGGATGAAAGGCCTGGGCAATCAGCGGTGA